From the Lathyrus oleraceus cultivar Zhongwan6 chromosome 4, CAAS_Psat_ZW6_1.0, whole genome shotgun sequence genome, one window contains:
- the LOC127073539 gene encoding axial regulator YABBY 5, whose amino-acid sequence MSSCSIDVAPAEQLCYIPCNFCNIVLAVSVPCSSLFDIVTVRCGHCTNLWSVNMAAAFQSLSWQDIQAPSHCMNPEYRIRTTGSTSKCNDRIAMRTAPTAHVTQERVVNRPPEKRQRVPSAYNQFIKEEIQRIKANNPDISHREAFSTAAKNWAHFPHIHFGLMLESNNQAKMENVSEKRLMSRAALMNMNK is encoded by the exons ATGTCAAGCTGCAGTATCGATGTTGCACCTGCAGAGCAACTCTGCTACATCCCTTGCAACTTTTGCAATATTGTTCTTGCG GTGAGTGTTCCATGCAGTAGCTTGTTTGACATAGTAACCGTTAGATGTGGTCACTGCACAAATCTATGGTCTGTCAACATGGCTGCAGCGTTTCAGTCACTTTCATGGCAAGATATTCAG GCACCTAGCCACTGCATGAATCCAGAGTACAGGATCCGAACCACCGGCAGCACTTCCAAATGCAACGATAGGATTGCAATGCGCACCGCACCAACCGCTCATGTTACTCAAGAAAGAGTCGTTAACCGCC CTCCCGAGAAGAGGCAGCGTGTACCTTCTGCTTATAATCAGTTCATAAA GGAAGAGATTCAGAGGATTAAAGCTAATAATCCTGATATTAGTCACAGAGAAGCTTTCAGTACAGCTGCAAAAAAT tGGGCACATTTTCCTCATATTCATTTTGGGCTCATGTTGGAGAGCAACAATCAAGCTAAGATGGAGAAT GTGTCTGAGAAGCGTTTGATGTCAAGGGCTGCACTAATGAACATGAACAAATGA